A region of bacterium BMS3Abin08 DNA encodes the following proteins:
- the rpfG_7 gene encoding cyclic di-GMP phosphodiesterase response regulator RpfG, which translates to MRRVLVVDDEDIVRDVLSEMVETAGPYKAETAVDGMDGLDKISGGAYDIVFTDLKMPNLGGIAFMERLRELNPAIPVVVVTAHSHLDTALSAMREGASDFITKPFNFSDIKYVLERVSRERDILKSISDDGDRGKLIKTLNSALYKKLHEINNLFAISLELDELRDNNSVYERLPSMVARLLKARTVILMRAENDSVVADHCIGEVLDFEMPIAGSVFGEVADRRMHRLIQVGERSPIYGTVLKTDFLIIPLLLGEETLGFLCITDKSEIYSFTDDEVNLATTLMHKVSLRLENNALYEVTCSNLINTLETLVLTIEARDSYTKKHSERVTSIALEIAGEVECTTEETDAIRFGGYLHDIGKIGVRDMILLKPSRLTDAEFEEIKKHPVIGDNIVSPLGSFPMERLLIRHHHERFDGKGYPDGLAGEDIPRIARILSVADTYDSMTSTRPYRTGLRHDVAIDEIKRCAGTQFDPEIVRAFIQTPTGQGGGD; encoded by the coding sequence GTGCGACGGGTATTGGTGGTAGATGATGAAGATATTGTGAGGGATGTCCTTTCCGAGATGGTGGAGACAGCAGGGCCGTACAAGGCCGAAACAGCCGTCGATGGTATGGATGGTCTCGATAAGATCAGTGGCGGGGCTTATGACATAGTCTTCACTGACCTTAAGATGCCGAACCTGGGGGGTATTGCCTTTATGGAACGGCTCAGGGAGCTGAACCCTGCCATCCCGGTCGTGGTAGTGACAGCCCATTCCCATCTTGATACTGCACTTTCTGCAATGAGAGAGGGCGCTTCGGACTTTATTACCAAGCCCTTCAATTTCAGTGACATCAAGTATGTGCTTGAGAGGGTCAGCCGTGAACGGGACATCCTGAAGAGCATCTCCGACGACGGTGACAGGGGAAAGCTGATTAAAACCCTGAATTCGGCGCTCTATAAAAAGCTTCACGAGATAAACAACCTCTTCGCAATCAGTCTCGAACTTGATGAACTCAGAGACAACAATAGTGTCTATGAACGTCTCCCCTCCATGGTCGCAAGGCTCCTGAAGGCAAGGACCGTGATACTGATGCGTGCCGAAAATGACTCTGTTGTTGCCGACCATTGCATTGGTGAGGTTCTGGATTTCGAGATGCCCATAGCCGGGAGCGTCTTCGGTGAGGTGGCTGACAGGAGGATGCACCGCCTCATACAGGTTGGCGAGAGGAGCCCCATTTATGGAACGGTTCTGAAGACTGATTTCCTTATAATCCCCCTGTTGCTCGGTGAAGAGACTCTTGGATTCCTCTGTATTACCGACAAGTCGGAAATCTACAGCTTTACCGATGATGAGGTGAACCTCGCCACCACACTTATGCATAAGGTATCGTTACGACTTGAGAACAATGCACTTTATGAGGTTACCTGCAGTAACCTCATAAATACCCTTGAGACGCTGGTTCTTACAATAGAAGCCCGTGACTCCTATACAAAAAAGCATTCAGAACGGGTAACGTCGATAGCCCTCGAAATTGCAGGAGAGGTTGAATGCACCACGGAGGAGACGGACGCCATACGTTTCGGCGGCTATTTACACGATATCGGGAAGATCGGGGTCAGGGACATGATCCTGTTGAAACCTTCAAGGCTTACGGATGCAGAGTTCGAGGAGATCAAGAAACACCCGGTTATAGGGGACAATATCGTTTCTCCTTTGGGTTCCTTCCCGATGGAGAGGCTTCTTATAAGGCATCACCATGAACGGTTTGATGGTAAGGGCTACCCCGACGGTCTTGCAGGCGAGGATATCCCGAGGATAGCGAGGATTCTGTCTGTTGCAGATACATATGATTCCATGACATCGACAAGACCTTACAGGACGGGGCTGAGGCACGATGTGGCGATCGACGAGATCAAACGATGTGCAGGGACCCAGTTCGATCCGGAAATAGTAAGGGCTTTTATTCAGACGCCCACTGGGCAGGGAGGAGGAGATTAA
- the dctD gene encoding C4-dicarboxylate transport transcriptional regulatory protein DctD — protein MQRESFRILVIDDDEIARDVVVSLLSKEGFLVHSAKDGLEGISALRREYFNLVITDLKMPGADGIEVLKSAVKLNPGAAVVILTAYGTLDNALEVMKLGAYDYITKPFKLQELLIVVENAINRAALIEENEELRKHLRETYRDLDAVKSTVASKGPEVTLNMLERILRLKEMGIIDAVEVDVLKKKLIQGEAGATGIGGR, from the coding sequence ATGCAAAGGGAGAGCTTTAGAATCCTGGTTATAGATGATGATGAGATAGCGCGGGACGTGGTTGTGAGTCTTCTTTCAAAAGAGGGCTTTTTAGTTCATTCTGCAAAGGATGGGCTGGAGGGTATATCCGCCCTCAGAAGGGAGTACTTCAACCTTGTTATTACCGATCTCAAGATGCCCGGTGCAGATGGTATCGAGGTGCTTAAATCCGCTGTAAAGCTGAATCCCGGTGCAGCGGTGGTCATCCTTACCGCTTACGGTACCCTGGATAATGCCCTTGAGGTGATGAAACTTGGGGCATACGACTATATAACCAAGCCCTTCAAACTCCAGGAACTGTTGATTGTTGTTGAGAATGCAATAAACAGGGCAGCCCTGATCGAGGAGAACGAGGAATTGAGGAAGCACCTCCGCGAGACGTACAGGGATCTCGATGCGGTGAAGTCAACAGTGGCTTCAAAAGGCCCGGAGGTTACATTAAACATGCTCGAGAGGATACTGAGGCTGAAAGAGATGGGTATTATTGATGCCGTTGAGGTGGATGTCTTGAAGAAGAAGCTGATACAGGGAGAGGCCGGTGCGACGGGTATTGGTGGTAGATGA
- the fliS_1 gene encoding flagellar protein FliS yields the protein MDITLDLRERGSTGDVSREEPLHPLDIVLMLYDGMVEFLVRAIKAINDGAMTEKSRSLSRVIAIIEGLYGSIDAEAGGQVAGNLGELYCFLMKEVSIVDLTSDVERLRRALDIIITLRDAWREVGVSRES from the coding sequence ATGGATATAACGCTTGATCTCAGGGAACGGGGGTCCACAGGTGATGTGTCCCGGGAGGAGCCTCTGCATCCCCTCGACATTGTATTAATGCTCTATGATGGTATGGTGGAGTTTCTTGTGCGGGCGATTAAGGCGATAAATGACGGGGCCATGACGGAGAAATCGCGCTCCCTTTCTCGGGTGATTGCCATAATCGAGGGACTTTACGGCAGCATCGATGCCGAGGCAGGGGGACAAGTGGCAGGGAATCTTGGCGAGTTGTATTGTTTCCTGATGAAAGAGGTCTCCATTGTCGACCTTACGTCCGACGTTGAAAGGCTCCGAAGGGCTTTGGATATTATTATTACGCTCCGTGATGCCTGGAGGGAGGTGGGGGTCTCAAGAGAATCCTAA
- the rfaQ_3 gene encoding lipopolysaccharide core heptosyltransferase RfaQ: MKEVIIINLTRMGDLIQSTPVIMGLKERYPGVRITLLVSETFVEICKYIPLIDRVFTLKINDIVNALGEGGIIECYRHIEGVISVINDTFYDLAINFTHSMDSAVLTSLIRAGEIRGISIDPQGHNVKRHPWIRYFFNVIPARDYNPFHLCDMHLKVSGVMPERKGLYLEVPRDIEDWVDHLLGNEGLSEGDFVVGLQLGASAGDKRWPVESFVKTAEMLSLRLGAKVVLTGSKEEAELGRSFESLIRTDCLNFIGKTDLKELAALIKSCNLFISNDTGPLHIATAVGTKTINISLASVHFRETGPYGDGHYVIRAEIPCSPCGFKTGCKDPVCKRLVSPDMVYELARMVRDGGDMEFIEPSVFHDDIQVYRSMFDRDGLIEYKPLIRRRLTKEIFYIILFRKSWQLVLDRKDTESTDEFLSPLMKKMLAWYDVDPEEIAGFTAVERKALKGLLDLSDAASSVIGVISRESGKEGADGSLIRELWKNISLIDGEIEKLCYSHPPLKALLLMFRYGMESLEGDDIAALAGGAQVLYNDLRKHARILLESLELLAGTPQLTEDVVSG; encoded by the coding sequence GTGAAAGAGGTGATCATAATCAACCTGACCCGCATGGGAGACCTGATACAGAGCACCCCCGTGATCATGGGGCTTAAGGAGAGGTACCCGGGGGTAAGGATCACCCTTCTTGTGAGTGAGACTTTTGTTGAGATATGCAAATACATCCCATTGATCGACAGGGTCTTTACGCTCAAGATTAACGATATTGTGAATGCCCTCGGGGAAGGGGGGATAATTGAATGTTACAGACACATTGAAGGGGTAATCTCCGTGATCAACGATACCTTTTATGATCTTGCGATCAACTTCACCCATTCCATGGACAGCGCCGTCCTTACATCCCTGATAAGGGCAGGGGAGATAAGGGGAATCAGCATTGATCCACAGGGCCACAATGTAAAGAGACACCCCTGGATCAGGTACTTCTTTAATGTGATCCCGGCAAGGGACTACAATCCCTTTCACCTCTGCGATATGCACCTTAAGGTCAGCGGCGTTATGCCTGAAAGGAAGGGCCTGTACCTGGAAGTGCCGAGAGACATTGAAGACTGGGTCGATCATCTTCTCGGAAATGAAGGTTTGTCGGAAGGTGATTTTGTCGTGGGGCTGCAGCTCGGGGCAAGCGCCGGGGACAAGAGATGGCCGGTGGAATCCTTTGTAAAGACAGCGGAGATGCTCTCCTTAAGACTCGGTGCAAAGGTGGTTCTTACCGGTTCAAAGGAGGAGGCGGAACTGGGGAGGAGCTTTGAGTCACTGATAAGGACGGACTGCCTGAACTTTATCGGCAAGACCGATCTCAAGGAGCTTGCCGCATTGATAAAGAGCTGCAACCTCTTCATCAGCAATGATACCGGGCCCCTCCATATTGCAACCGCCGTTGGTACAAAGACGATCAATATCTCACTCGCTTCGGTTCATTTCAGGGAGACCGGTCCCTATGGAGATGGACATTATGTAATCAGGGCGGAGATCCCCTGCAGTCCCTGCGGGTTTAAGACAGGCTGCAAGGACCCGGTCTGCAAGAGGCTGGTCTCTCCTGATATGGTTTATGAGCTTGCGAGAATGGTTAGGGACGGAGGTGATATGGAGTTTATCGAACCATCTGTGTTCCATGATGACATACAGGTTTACCGTTCCATGTTTGACCGTGACGGTCTGATCGAGTATAAACCCCTGATCAGGAGGAGGCTTACCAAGGAGATTTTTTATATAATACTCTTCAGGAAATCATGGCAGCTTGTACTGGATCGGAAGGACACTGAGAGTACCGATGAGTTTTTAAGCCCCCTGATGAAGAAGATGCTCGCTTGGTATGATGTGGATCCTGAGGAGATAGCCGGTTTTACCGCGGTTGAGAGGAAGGCGCTTAAGGGACTTCTGGACCTCTCTGACGCAGCATCCTCGGTTATAGGGGTCATATCGAGGGAGTCAGGTAAGGAAGGGGCAGACGGCTCGCTTATCAGGGAGCTGTGGAAGAATATTTCCTTGATTGACGGGGAGATTGAGAAGCTCTGTTACTCGCATCCGCCCCTGAAAGCCCTGCTGCTGATGTTCAGGTACGGTATGGAGAGTCTTGAGGGCGATGATATTGCAGCACTTGCAGGAGGTGCTCAGGTTCTTTATAATGACCTGAGAAAACATGCACGGATCCTCCTGGAATCCCTGGAGTTGTTGGCCGGCACACCACAGTTGACGGAAGATGTGGTATCCGGTTGA
- the ykvP_1 gene encoding spore protein YkvP has product MIYDTFIFFDELDLLEIRLHELSDVVDFFVLVESTETFSGKKKELCYQKNKGRFKAFRDRIIHVIVDDMPVTENRWQREIYQRNAIMRGLEDCDQGDTILISDVDEIPSPEGVVRNMSGGAKVFKQRLYYYYLNCQAEVSWNGTVMIGYKHISTPQDIRDLREALPEIDCGGWHFSYLGGVKKIIEKIESFSHAEVDNSYYKDITRLQEKIERGKDPFDRGYTYRFVGFDKVYPCYLLKNLAKFRHLIKESDGDSGKMPVARNRGLSGNDKCALSPGFDDEKIEPGSIFTGNMEALKEVDPELVLLLKEAIGTGDCRVFDARNGEKTLRVVGLTLHSLYRPSEEAGVWAAHYRDAVDGSQVLCVFGFAFGYHIERLCRMTESEIVVFEPRLDVLKEAFRHRDLREVIGRVRFITGGNLPVVKEGFDILEHTPSVRLSPEYFERVRDRLNVIKKIRRGLRIAVVGPIYGGSLPVTEYCVKALRRLGHRVDYIDNSAYRDIFHSINAITSKGVHQGALRTAFVRFASEAVLARCDEWKPDLLFALAQAPLEAEGIERLRGTGLKTAFWFVEDFRCMEYWRGAAQSYDYFFTIQKEEILRELSGRKGQGVHYLPMAASPDVHRGMDLTEEDIGEYGSDISFVGAGYRNRRKFFEGLLDFDFRIWGNEWDTGGPVGALLQRDGERIGTEETVRIFNATKININLHSSAYHDGVNPYGDFVNPRTFEIAACGRFQLVDYRRYIPEMFKIGEEIVCFNGLDDLRKKVGHYLDNPAEREEIAKRASDRVRKEHTYEHRMEEMMDFIVETGFEPPLRRSGREDVRELVEKAGKDSELGRYLMRLADRAEVSIEDIVEGIHEGEGDLSRVEKLFILMNQMKNQYLVKQ; this is encoded by the coding sequence ATGATATACGATACCTTTATATTTTTTGATGAGCTTGATCTCCTGGAGATCAGGCTTCATGAGCTGAGCGATGTGGTGGACTTTTTTGTACTTGTTGAGTCCACAGAGACATTCAGCGGAAAGAAGAAGGAACTCTGTTACCAGAAAAACAAAGGTCGGTTTAAAGCCTTCCGGGACAGGATAATACATGTAATAGTGGACGATATGCCGGTTACGGAGAATCGGTGGCAGCGGGAGATATATCAGAGAAACGCTATCATGAGGGGGCTTGAAGATTGTGATCAGGGGGACACAATCCTGATATCGGATGTCGATGAAATACCCTCACCGGAGGGGGTGGTCAGGAACATGTCCGGCGGTGCAAAGGTGTTTAAACAGAGACTCTACTACTACTATCTCAACTGTCAGGCGGAAGTCTCCTGGAACGGGACGGTTATGATCGGGTATAAGCATATTTCAACCCCTCAGGATATAAGGGATCTGAGGGAGGCTCTTCCGGAAATAGATTGCGGGGGCTGGCATTTTTCCTATCTCGGGGGCGTGAAAAAGATAATAGAAAAGATTGAATCCTTTTCCCATGCGGAGGTTGATAATTCATATTATAAGGATATCACCAGGCTTCAGGAAAAGATTGAAAGAGGTAAGGACCCCTTTGACAGGGGGTACACGTACCGGTTTGTTGGTTTTGACAAGGTCTATCCCTGCTACCTGCTTAAGAACCTCGCTAAGTTCAGACATCTTATTAAAGAGTCCGACGGCGATTCGGGTAAAATGCCTGTTGCACGGAACAGGGGGCTGTCGGGGAATGACAAGTGCGCACTATCTCCCGGTTTTGATGATGAGAAGATTGAACCGGGCTCAATATTTACCGGGAATATGGAGGCCCTGAAAGAGGTGGATCCTGAACTGGTCTTGCTTCTTAAGGAGGCAATAGGAACAGGCGATTGCCGGGTGTTTGATGCGCGCAATGGTGAGAAGACGTTGCGCGTCGTCGGCCTGACCCTTCACAGCCTCTACAGGCCGTCGGAGGAGGCCGGTGTATGGGCCGCTCATTACAGGGATGCAGTAGACGGATCGCAGGTGCTCTGCGTGTTCGGTTTTGCCTTTGGTTATCACATTGAGAGGTTATGCAGGATGACGGAGAGTGAAATCGTGGTTTTCGAGCCGCGTCTTGATGTCCTGAAGGAGGCCTTCAGGCACAGGGATCTGAGGGAGGTCATAGGAAGGGTCAGGTTTATAACAGGTGGGAACCTGCCGGTTGTTAAGGAGGGTTTTGACATCCTTGAACACACCCCGTCGGTAAGGCTGAGCCCTGAATACTTCGAGAGGGTCCGGGACAGGCTGAATGTAATCAAGAAGATAAGACGGGGCTTGAGGATAGCAGTGGTCGGTCCCATCTACGGCGGCTCTCTTCCTGTGACGGAGTACTGTGTGAAGGCCCTGAGGAGGCTTGGTCACAGGGTTGATTATATCGACAACAGCGCCTATAGGGACATATTCCACTCCATTAATGCCATAACATCCAAAGGGGTGCATCAGGGGGCACTCAGGACTGCCTTTGTGAGGTTTGCCTCAGAGGCAGTGCTTGCAAGGTGTGATGAGTGGAAGCCGGATCTCCTGTTTGCCCTTGCACAGGCGCCGCTTGAGGCTGAGGGCATCGAGAGGCTCAGGGGTACAGGATTGAAGACCGCATTCTGGTTTGTCGAGGACTTCAGATGCATGGAGTACTGGCGGGGGGCTGCGCAGTCCTATGACTACTTTTTTACGATCCAGAAAGAGGAGATACTCCGGGAACTCAGTGGTCGTAAGGGGCAAGGTGTTCATTACCTCCCCATGGCTGCTTCACCTGATGTGCACAGGGGGATGGACCTGACGGAGGAGGATATCGGGGAGTACGGAAGTGATATCTCCTTTGTCGGTGCCGGATACAGAAACAGGCGGAAATTCTTTGAGGGGCTCCTTGATTTTGACTTCAGGATTTGGGGAAATGAATGGGACACGGGCGGCCCCGTGGGTGCTCTGCTTCAGAGGGATGGTGAAAGGATAGGCACTGAGGAGACAGTGAGGATTTTCAATGCAACAAAGATAAACATCAATCTCCATTCCTCGGCATACCATGACGGTGTCAACCCCTATGGGGACTTTGTTAATCCCAGGACCTTCGAGATCGCAGCATGCGGGAGATTCCAGCTTGTTGATTACCGCCGGTATATCCCGGAGATGTTTAAGATAGGAGAAGAGATTGTATGCTTTAACGGCCTCGATGACTTAAGGAAAAAGGTCGGGCATTACCTTGACAACCCTGCGGAAAGGGAGGAGATAGCAAAGAGGGCTTCCGATCGTGTAAGGAAGGAACACACCTATGAGCACAGGATGGAGGAGATGATGGATTTTATCGTTGAGACGGGATTCGAGCCGCCGCTCCGGAGGTCCGGTAGAGAGGATGTCCGGGAACTGGTGGAGAAGGCTGGAAAGGATTCCGAGCTCGGCAGGTATCTGATGAGGTTGGCTGACAGGGCAGAGGTGAGTATTGAGGATATCGTGGAGGGAATACATGAGGGTGAAGGGGACCTTTCCAGGGTTGAGAAGCTTTTTATACTTATGAACCAGATGAAGAACCAATACCTTGTAAAGCAATGA
- the sunS gene encoding SPBc2 prophage-derived glycosyltransferase SunS has protein sequence MKAKMSKLKDGLSVVVIAKNEENILNRTLRHITGIADEIVFIDTGSHDNTVEIAGKFRCRTFEFQWCDDFSKAKNFGVEQARYKWILNIDCDEVLYDKNAKLLIEKACRINNKPAYIIWQDNLYDNGGVGQVKVMRLFRNDPGIRFRNHVHESICESVYRNWPGYKPEVVDIHLRHYGHLSFNATGKHERNIGILRKWIESDPDNIYANYKLAMTLFETGRIEESLPQFEKTFDVISEVKDKNTYPFIGDFMNFYYRILVDSGFAEKACGLRGIVEAWV, from the coding sequence ATGAAGGCAAAAATGTCAAAACTGAAAGACGGATTATCGGTTGTTGTAATAGCTAAGAACGAAGAGAATATTCTTAACCGGACCTTAAGACATATAACGGGCATTGCTGACGAGATCGTCTTTATTGATACAGGGTCTCATGATAATACCGTCGAAATTGCCGGGAAATTCAGATGCAGGACTTTTGAATTTCAATGGTGTGATGACTTTTCAAAGGCCAAGAATTTTGGGGTTGAACAGGCAAGATACAAATGGATCCTGAATATTGATTGCGATGAGGTTCTGTATGATAAGAATGCGAAGCTGCTTATAGAGAAAGCTTGCAGGATAAACAATAAACCGGCGTATATTATATGGCAGGACAACTTGTATGATAATGGTGGTGTCGGACAGGTTAAGGTAATGAGATTATTCAGAAACGACCCCGGAATCAGATTTAGAAACCATGTTCATGAAAGTATTTGTGAATCGGTGTATAGAAACTGGCCGGGATATAAGCCTGAGGTAGTAGATATTCATCTAAGGCATTATGGACACCTCTCCTTCAATGCCACAGGTAAGCATGAAAGAAATATCGGAATTTTACGAAAGTGGATAGAATCCGATCCGGACAATATATATGCAAATTATAAGTTGGCAATGACCCTTTTTGAAACAGGCAGGATAGAAGAATCCCTGCCGCAATTTGAAAAGACATTTGACGTCATCTCTGAAGTGAAAGATAAAAACACGTATCCTTTTATCGGAGATTTTATGAACTTTTATTACAGGATACTCGTTGACAGCGGCTTTGCTGAGAAAGCCTGCGGGTTGAGAGGCATCGTGGAGGCCTGGGTATAA
- a CDS encoding bifunctional 3-demethylubiquinone-9 3-methyltransferase/ 2-octaprenyl-6-hydroxy phenol methylase translates to MKQDCIIVLGMHRSGTSTLMGVLNILGVKLGSNLMNPAKDNPKGFFENNSIVQVNEKILRSLNSSWHDLFSFSEDWWNQKCLNVYKKEIIENIAKEFKKPEVFGIKDSRLCILLPFWKKIFEELNLKPHYIISVRNPLEVADSLKKRNGFSIGKSMHLWMKYMLNAEYYSRGYPRTFSRYDDLLKDAKQVIDKITCTLDIKLSRSFPEVKEEIESFIDPEMKHHNFDGNFIGNNIAPVVSVLNHLFNECSTRDSVDESITKTFDDIRMQLQKEQPNPRIKPLNPSSTISSTDSMAADYLHAELKDVEAIIPEDAKRILHVGSGEGYLGRRLLEKGAGEVVGVDIFPDVCERAEKNLTGVLCGDIEEIELPFSEGYFDCIILADILEHLKDPLSTLRKLRKSLSASGVVVASIPNIRFYSIINMLVEGYWKYEDSGILDRTHLRFFTKKDMEELFADAGFELTGLTANIDPAYNLLKDPLSGEISFGRVSLRGLTPEELKDLFVFQYLLKAQKAGVEVRRLDGAVTTAIEAGNLDKAKKLLEEYLALHPVDINVLLKRAEVCCGLGLLDKAMEDLEKILIFEPDREDALELREKILDCKIQ, encoded by the coding sequence ATGAAGCAAGACTGTATAATAGTTTTGGGAATGCATAGAAGTGGGACGTCAACTCTTATGGGTGTATTGAATATTTTGGGTGTAAAGTTGGGTTCAAACTTAATGAATCCTGCGAAAGATAATCCAAAAGGATTTTTTGAAAATAATAGCATAGTGCAGGTAAATGAAAAGATATTGAGGAGTTTAAATTCATCATGGCATGATCTGTTTTCGTTTTCAGAAGATTGGTGGAATCAAAAGTGTTTAAATGTTTATAAAAAAGAAATAATAGAGAATATAGCCAAAGAATTTAAAAAACCGGAGGTTTTTGGTATAAAGGATTCACGCCTATGTATATTACTCCCTTTCTGGAAAAAAATATTTGAAGAACTAAACCTAAAACCTCATTATATTATTTCTGTAAGAAATCCATTGGAAGTTGCTGATTCATTAAAAAAAAGAAATGGATTTTCCATTGGAAAATCGATGCATTTATGGATGAAATATATGTTGAATGCAGAATACTATAGCAGAGGTTATCCAAGGACCTTCTCAAGGTATGATGATCTGCTAAAGGATGCAAAACAGGTTATAGACAAAATTACCTGTACTTTAGATATCAAGCTATCAAGATCGTTTCCGGAGGTAAAGGAAGAAATAGAATCTTTTATAGACCCGGAGATGAAACATCATAACTTTGACGGCAACTTTATTGGTAATAACATTGCCCCTGTAGTTTCTGTGTTGAACCATCTTTTTAATGAATGTTCTACAAGAGATAGTGTTGATGAATCAATCACAAAGACATTTGATGATATCAGGATGCAATTGCAAAAGGAACAGCCGAATCCCCGGATAAAACCGTTAAATCCATCATCAACTATATCATCTACAGACTCAATGGCTGCTGACTACCTTCATGCTGAACTAAAGGATGTAGAGGCTATAATCCCGGAAGATGCAAAGAGAATCCTGCATGTGGGCTCTGGAGAGGGTTACCTTGGCAGAAGGCTTTTGGAGAAGGGTGCAGGTGAAGTAGTTGGCGTAGATATTTTCCCGGATGTGTGCGAAAGAGCTGAAAAAAATCTGACAGGGGTTTTATGTGGAGATATAGAAGAAATTGAACTTCCGTTTAGTGAGGGATATTTTGATTGCATAATTTTAGCGGACATACTGGAGCATCTGAAAGACCCTCTATCCACATTAAGAAAACTCAGGAAGAGTCTTTCTGCTTCAGGTGTTGTTGTGGCGAGTATTCCAAATATCAGATTCTATAGCATTATAAATATGCTGGTTGAAGGATACTGGAAATATGAAGACTCCGGCATCCTTGATAGGACCCATCTGAGATTTTTTACTAAAAAAGATATGGAAGAGCTCTTTGCAGATGCCGGGTTTGAGCTTACAGGGCTGACTGCCAATATTGATCCGGCATATAATTTATTAAAAGATCCCCTTTCAGGCGAGATATCCTTTGGCAGGGTCTCTTTGAGGGGGCTTACCCCCGAGGAGTTAAAGGACCTCTTTGTATTTCAATATCTGTTAAAGGCACAGAAGGCGGGGGTTGAGGTTCGGAGATTGGACGGTGCTGTAACGACCGCCATTGAAGCAGGGAATCTTGACAAGGCAAAGAAGTTGCTTGAAGAGTATTTAGCTCTTCACCCGGTTGATATCAATGTCCTTTTAAAACGTGCGGAAGTGTGCTGTGGGCTTGGCCTGTTGGATAAGGCCATGGAGGATCTTGAAAAAATCCTTATATTTGAGCCTGATAGAGAAGATGCACTGGAGTTGAGAGAAAAGATTCTTGATTGTAAGATACAATGA